ACGCACCACGTAGGTCCCGTCGGGCTGACCGGAGAAGTCCACGAACTGGCCGGGGCGCTGCCAGCGGTAGAAGTCGCCCCAGCCGGCGGTGATGCCCATGGCGCCGTCGCCGGCGATGGCGAAGCAGCTGCCCGACTGCTCCGCCCCGAGGGCGCCCTGTTCGTCCTGGTCGAAGGCCTCCCAGTCGCCGTAGCCCTGGTCGGCGGGGCAGAAGCCCGACTTGTGTCCGACCCCGGCGGGCGCCACCGTGCCCGCGGCCTCGTCGACCGACAGCAGCTCGTAGAACAGGATGTCGGTGTAGTGGTAGTGGCCGTGGGTCGCGTGGTACTCGTAGCTGCCGGCATCGCGCTCGGTCGAGGTGCCATCGCCGTGGTGGACGACCTGGGTCATCTCCACCAACCGGTCCCGGTCGTTGATGGCGCGGTCGAGGATCGGGAAGCGAAGGTCGAAGTGGCCCTCGCCGACGTTGTGGGGGCCGGCGGTGAACCGCAGGCACCGGGTCAGCAGCGTGGGCTCGTCGGTGCGGGTCGGGTCGTTTGCCTCCTGGACCTCGTCGGCGGTGCACGAGTACAGCGGCTGGCCGTCGACGATCACCGGCGGGTTCTGGTCGTCACCGGCCAGGAACATGGAGTTGGCCGGGTTGATGGGGGCGGCGAACCCGAACTCGAACGGCGGCGTGACCCGCAGGTTCGGCAGCAGCTCGCCCTCGGGCTCGTCCACGGTCGCCAGACCCGCTCGCATCCGGACGATGCTTCCCGCCGTGCGGATGGGGGTCAGCTCGATCGTCCACCTGCCCACCGTCGGGGCATCGAAGGCCACACCCTCGGAGTAGGTGTTGTGGGACGCCTGGGTGGCGGTCTCGCCGTCCGGTCCGGTCACGGTCAGGCTGAAGTCGTCCTGCCGGTAGGGGTTGTCGAAGTCGACCCGCAGCTGCCCAGCGGGTTCCGCCACCTGCACCGTCCAGGTGAACACGAGCCCGTCATCGCAGGTGGGCGGCGCCGAGACGTCGGTGGCGGCGGGTTCGCCGTCACAGCTGAAGAACGGCGTCTCCCAGAACGTTGCGGGCACCTGCTCGTCGAGCAGGCCGACGGGGCCGGCGTCGACGGTGCCGAGGTGGTGGTGCTCGGTGTGGCCGTCGCCCTCGCCGAGGGCGGGTTGGGCCACCAACGCGAGGAGGAGCAGACAGGACAACAAGGTGATCATGCGCATGCTGCAGAGTTCGTGACGTGGCACGGCCGACCCTGCGCCTGTTGTGCTACGTCTCCGTGACGATCTCGTGACGGCCTTCGGCCGCTCGGTGGCCCGCGGCCCGCACCGCCATTTGTGCCAGGTCGTCCGCGCCGTCGGCACCCCACCCGTGCAGCATCCGACGCCACGCCTCCGGCACCGCCGATGCGCCCCACCGTGCCCCGAGCAGCTGCCCGGCGATCGCGGCGACCGTGTCGGTGTCGTGTCCGATCCGGACCGCAGCCCGCAGCGCGAGCGGCAGGTGCCGTGCCGGCCGGTCCTCGGGGATCGGGGTGTGCACGATGGCCGACCACGCCGCCTGCAACGCGGTGACGACGAACCCGTTGCCCGTCCCGAACCGGCTGGGCGGGTTGGCCTCGGCCTCGTCGATGCGGTCGGTCCACCAGGCCGCGCGGTCGGATGGCAGCCGGCGCAGCCCGGTGCGGATGTCGAACACCTCCACGCGGACGGCGCGGTCGATCGCGAGCGACCAGATCACACAGCCCTCTGCGGCAAGCGGGTCGCCATGGGTCAGCAAGCTGACCCGCGTGGCGAGGTCGGCGATGGCCGCATCGTCACCCAGGGCGTGCAGCGGCACCGGTGAGGTCCGCATCAGGCTGCCGTTGCCGGCCGCGCCTCGGGGGTTGCGGGCGAAGTACGTCGCCGCCGACGAGGTGAGGTGGTCCGCGGTGACGGCGTGGCGCAGCACCGCGCCCGTCGAGGACCCGACGTCCTTGGGTTCACCGGCCATCCAGTCGAGGAAGCGCTGGCCGATGGCCAGCACGTCGGTCGAGCCGGTGGCCAGCACGCCGAGGATGCCCGCGGCCTGCGCGGTGTCGTCGGTCCACTCGCCGGGGGCGAATCCGAACGGTCCGCCGCCGCGCATCTCGATCGGCTCGTCGGGTGCCGGGACGGTGAACTCGTAGCCCGCACCGAGCGCGTCACCGGCGGCACCGCCGACCACTGCGCCGGCGACGCGGTCCTCCCACGACGTCAAGACCGGAAGAACTGGTCGATGAGGATGTTGTTGCCGTCGGGGTCGGTCAGGGTCAGGCTGGCCGGTCCCTCCTCGCCCTCGGGCGTGGTGGACAGCTCCAGGCCCGCCTCCTCCAGCCGTTGCTGGATGACACGGACGTCGGTGAACGACTCCAGCTTCGCCATCCCGTTGGTCAGCCCCGGGTTGAACGTCAGGATGCTGCCCTCGAACATGCCGTGGAACAGCCCGATGGTGCTCTCCCCGTTCTTCAGGATCACCCAACCCTCGTCGGCATCCCCGCCCGAGACCACGAACCCGAGCGCCTCGTAGAAGCGGCGCGAGACGTCGAGGTCGGCGACGGAGAGCGACATGGAGAAGGCCCCGAGCTCGAGGGTGCTCGGCAGCACTGCGGGTGGGTCCGGAAACGCAGGTTCGTCCATGCCGTCGATCCTCGCAGGAGGGTCAGTCGGCGTCGACGGGAGCCACGAAGACCGTCAGCGGCCGGTGGGGGTCGCCTGCATCGACCTGCTCGATCCACCAGCGGCCGTCCTCGGACCTCCAGGCGGTCAGCCCGACCGGCACGGGGTCACCGGGGAACCGGGCTTCGGCCGCATGGTCCAGCGAGGCCAGGGAGGAGGTGATCGTGCTGGCCCCGACCCACGCCGGACGATCCACGTTGTCCTGCAGGTCGATGTCGGTGGGCAGGTCGCCGGTGACCTCCGCAACCGTGTGCGACAACAGCTTGGCGATGTCGTTGCCCAGCCGGCGACAGAACACCTCCGCCAGCGACTGCAGGTACCAGCGCTGCGCCACGGGAGGCGCGTTGAACCGTCGCCACAGGTCGTCGCCCACCAGCTGGCGGTCGCTGGCGATGGCCCGGGCGTTGTGCAGCTTGTCGGCCGCCGAGACGCGCAGGCTGGACTCGGGCACGGTCTCGAGGTGGGCGAGGTAGGCGACCTTGCGGTGCCGCCACGGGGGCTTGGGGTTGGTGTCGGCATCGGTGCAGTCGAAGACGATCCGCGCCACGTCGTCGCCGAAACGCGCCGAGATGTCGTCGGCGTCGATCCGTTCCGGCTGGTCCTCGAGCGCGTCGTGCAGCAACGCTGCGATGGCCTCGTCCTCGGT
The nucleotide sequence above comes from Euzebya pacifica. Encoded proteins:
- a CDS encoding lysyl oxidase family protein — its product is MRMITLLSCLLLLALVAQPALGEGDGHTEHHHLGTVDAGPVGLLDEQVPATFWETPFFSCDGEPAATDVSAPPTCDDGLVFTWTVQVAEPAGQLRVDFDNPYRQDDFSLTVTGPDGETATQASHNTYSEGVAFDAPTVGRWTIELTPIRTAGSIVRMRAGLATVDEPEGELLPNLRVTPPFEFGFAAPINPANSMFLAGDDQNPPVIVDGQPLYSCTADEVQEANDPTRTDEPTLLTRCLRFTAGPHNVGEGHFDLRFPILDRAINDRDRLVEMTQVVHHGDGTSTERDAGSYEYHATHGHYHYTDILFYELLSVDEAAGTVAPAGVGHKSGFCPADQGYGDWEAFDQDEQGALGAEQSGSCFAIAGDGAMGITAGWGDFYRWQRPGQFVDFSGQPDGTYVVRATVDVLDNVRETDDTDNASYALLSIEGNEVTILERGRGSSHLDPDKVVVHDNRGQYPEAWLVGGATPDQLQLLRR
- a CDS encoding ADP-ribosylglycohydrolase family protein, translated to MTSWEDRVAGAVVGGAAGDALGAGYEFTVPAPDEPIEMRGGGPFGFAPGEWTDDTAQAAGILGVLATGSTDVLAIGQRFLDWMAGEPKDVGSSTGAVLRHAVTADHLTSSAATYFARNPRGAAGNGSLMRTSPVPLHALGDDAAIADLATRVSLLTHGDPLAAEGCVIWSLAIDRAVRVEVFDIRTGLRRLPSDRAAWWTDRIDEAEANPPSRFGTGNGFVVTALQAAWSAIVHTPIPEDRPARHLPLALRAAVRIGHDTDTVAAIAGQLLGARWGASAVPEAWRRMLHGWGADGADDLAQMAVRAAGHRAAEGRHEIVTET
- a CDS encoding VOC family protein, which encodes MDEPAFPDPPAVLPSTLELGAFSMSLSVADLDVSRRFYEALGFVVSGGDADEGWVILKNGESTIGLFHGMFEGSILTFNPGLTNGMAKLESFTDVRVIQQRLEEAGLELSTTPEGEEGPASLTLTDPDGNNILIDQFFRS
- a CDS encoding HD domain-containing protein: MADETDPHLVLGPRFAEAVELAAELHRDQSRKDSSIPYMSHLLGAASFLIQQPGCTEDEAIAALLHDALEDQPERIDADDISARFGDDVARIVFDCTDADTNPKPPWRHRKVAYLAHLETVPESSLRVSAADKLHNARAIASDRQLVGDDLWRRFNAPPVAQRWYLQSLAEVFCRRLGNDIAKLLSHTVAEVTGDLPTDIDLQDNVDRPAWVGASTITSSLASLDHAAEARFPGDPVPVGLTAWRSEDGRWWIEQVDAGDPHRPLTVFVAPVDAD